A genomic window from Tolypothrix sp. PCC 7910 includes:
- a CDS encoding type II toxin-antitoxin system VapC family toxin: protein MTYLLDSNVCIRLINNSSLAVTNRLASLQPEDIVISTITQLELYYGAYRSVQLERNLAILQRFFSQFNIIHLDSAAAIIAGRLRAELAASGTPIGPYDVQIAAIAMANNLILVTHNTREFGRVNGLQIEDWEEES, encoded by the coding sequence TTGACTTATCTGCTAGATTCAAATGTTTGTATCCGCTTAATCAATAACAGCAGTCTGGCGGTAACAAATCGTCTGGCATCCTTACAACCAGAAGATATTGTAATTTCTACGATTACCCAATTAGAACTTTATTATGGTGCTTACCGTAGCGTTCAACTGGAGAGAAATTTAGCAATATTACAACGTTTTTTTAGTCAGTTTAATATCATACATTTAGATTCAGCCGCCGCAATCATAGCAGGGAGACTAAGGGCAGAATTAGCTGCTAGTGGTACACCGATTGGCCCTTATGACGTGCAGATTGCTGCTATTGCAATGGCGAATAATTTAATTTTGGTCACCCATAATACGCGGGAATTTGGGCGAGTGAATGGGTTACAGATTGAGGATTGGGAGGAAGAGAGTTGA
- a CDS encoding ABC transporter permease produces MKRILSQCRKELAQFRRDRLSLALAFLLPLITLIIFGFVIRLESKNIPLFIQDFDNSPLSRSYIERLFATNQFEPIQNSSFPFFPTHDSPEIRNPQTAIDKGLAKAAVVIPPDFSRRIKSGLSTDVQVLVDGTDVNNARIIKNSIQATTRFFLRDSGLQSSFDKIIAHIRLWFNPGRKESLYIVPGIYAVIFWIYPSLLTAVAMVREKEKGTILQVYASSLTAEELLLGKGLAYLLIGICIAIVIMLISAIVWQLSWVVEPTSLLIGTLLFLIDSVMFGLLIGVQVPNQNSAVQAVALLGFLTALLLSGFIYPLSNIPFPLSLFSAIIPARYYITITRDAYVRGTGWVGVWFSIVMLIILGLLLFNAARRILKRMQLLD; encoded by the coding sequence ATGAAAAGAATTTTATCCCAATGTCGCAAAGAGTTAGCACAATTTAGGCGCGATCGCCTGTCTTTAGCGTTGGCATTTCTATTACCATTAATCACCTTAATTATTTTTGGTTTTGTGATTCGTCTGGAATCGAAAAATATTCCGTTATTTATCCAAGATTTTGATAACAGTCCTCTCAGCCGTAGCTATATTGAGCGCTTATTTGCTACGAATCAATTTGAACCTATTCAAAATTCTAGTTTTCCTTTTTTCCCTACACATGACAGTCCAGAAATCCGCAATCCTCAAACAGCCATTGATAAAGGATTAGCGAAAGCTGCTGTTGTCATTCCTCCAGATTTTAGCCGTCGCATCAAATCAGGTTTAAGTACTGATGTCCAAGTCTTAGTAGATGGAACTGATGTTAATAATGCGCGGATTATCAAAAATAGTATTCAAGCAACTACAAGATTTTTTTTAAGAGATTCAGGTTTGCAATCTTCATTTGATAAAATCATTGCTCATATCCGCCTCTGGTTCAATCCAGGGAGAAAAGAATCTTTGTACATTGTACCTGGTATTTATGCTGTTATTTTTTGGATTTATCCCTCATTATTAACAGCAGTTGCTATGGTACGCGAAAAAGAAAAAGGTACAATCTTACAAGTTTATGCCTCCAGTCTCACTGCTGAAGAATTACTTTTAGGCAAAGGTTTAGCTTACCTACTAATTGGTATCTGCATAGCCATAGTTATTATGCTGATCAGTGCCATAGTTTGGCAATTATCTTGGGTAGTAGAACCAACTTCTTTATTAATAGGAACACTATTATTTTTAATAGATAGTGTCATGTTTGGTTTATTAATTGGTGTGCAAGTCCCTAATCAAAATTCTGCTGTTCAAGCTGTAGCCTTATTAGGCTTCTTGACAGCTTTACTACTATCGGGATTCATTTATCCTCTCAGTAATATACCATTTCCCCTCTCACTATTTTCTGCAATCATTCCCGCTAGGTACTATATTACAATTACCCGTGATGCTTACGTGCGCGGTACTGGCTGGGTAGGTGTTTGGTTTTCCATAGTAATGCTAATTATTTTAGGATTATTACTATTTAACGCTGCACGTCGCATTTTAAAGCGAATGCAACTTTTAGATTAG
- a CDS encoding ATP-binding cassette domain-containing protein produces the protein MTNDKCVVIQVEALQKRYGKLVAVKGINFAVTQGEIFGLIGPDGAGKTTTFHILGGVMEASAGNIQILGKPPRDARLSIGYLTQQFSLYLDLSIDENLRYSAGLREVPENVFVQRRKKYLRLMSLEKFGDRLAGRLSGGMKQKLALCCALISQPEILLLDEPTTGVDPVSRREFWDVLAAIAAEGVTVVVATPYLDEAERCDRIALMYEGEIQQVGTLSQLRESLGLQRLEVRTNHIEAAEKVLHEASNNTQTSIVDIQTFGDRLDVLAKDIVTAQAAVEKIFTQNKLQLDNIQAADATLENVFVTRLRASGNDPEFIPFPRTKKVTGDWGMGTGDRVNNFDSVAIGANNLRKVFGDFVAVKGVDLEIRYGEIYGLLGANGAGKTTTIKILCGLLEPTSGNITLAGQTQNLRSSALRQRIGYMSQKFTLYDDLTIIQNLEFYCGVYGVPRRLRRRKIDWVLATCGLVGRENMLTGQLPGGWKQRVAFGASVMHEPEILFLDEPTSGVDPLARRQFWRLINEFARSGTAILVTTHYLEEAEQCNRMGFMVAGEVVVQGSPSEIKAAQPGQLIEIVTDKTQTASNLLKTQLAAWRVSIFGDRLHLVLDHPDSEISHIRSTLENNSINIHSLRSIPFSLEDAFIGIVQRIGGTGD, from the coding sequence ATGACAAATGACAAATGTGTCGTAATTCAAGTGGAGGCTTTACAAAAACGCTACGGCAAATTAGTTGCTGTTAAGGGGATTAATTTTGCTGTCACGCAGGGAGAAATTTTTGGCTTAATTGGCCCTGATGGTGCGGGAAAAACTACGACATTCCACATTTTAGGTGGAGTAATGGAAGCATCGGCTGGGAATATCCAGATTTTAGGTAAACCTCCCCGGGATGCACGGTTATCTATTGGTTACCTGACACAGCAATTTTCTTTGTATCTTGACCTCAGCATTGATGAAAATCTCCGTTATAGCGCTGGCTTGCGTGAAGTTCCTGAGAATGTTTTTGTACAGCGTCGCAAGAAATACCTGCGATTAATGAGTTTGGAGAAATTTGGCGATCGCTTGGCGGGTCGTCTCTCCGGTGGTATGAAACAGAAGTTGGCTTTATGTTGTGCGTTGATTTCTCAACCAGAAATTTTGTTGTTAGATGAACCGACTACAGGAGTTGACCCAGTATCGCGGCGGGAATTTTGGGATGTTTTAGCAGCGATTGCGGCGGAAGGTGTGACTGTAGTAGTTGCTACACCTTATCTTGATGAAGCCGAGAGATGCGATCGCATTGCTTTAATGTATGAGGGAGAAATTCAGCAAGTTGGTACCCTTTCGCAGTTGCGTGAAAGCTTAGGTTTACAACGTTTAGAAGTTCGCACCAATCACATAGAAGCCGCAGAGAAAGTATTACATGAAGCCAGCAATAATACTCAAACATCTATTGTCGATATCCAAACTTTTGGCGATAGGTTAGATGTTTTAGCAAAAGACATCGTTACAGCACAAGCCGCAGTCGAGAAAATTTTTACACAAAACAAATTACAACTAGACAACATTCAAGCTGCAGATGCAACCCTAGAAAATGTTTTTGTCACCCGTTTACGTGCATCTGGAAACGACCCGGAATTTATTCCTTTTCCACGTACAAAAAAAGTGACTGGGGACTGGGGAATGGGGACTGGGGATAGGGTAAATAATTTTGATTCTGTGGCGATTGGCGCGAATAATTTAAGAAAAGTCTTTGGGGATTTTGTCGCAGTTAAAGGTGTAGATTTAGAAATTCGCTATGGCGAAATTTATGGATTACTAGGAGCAAATGGCGCAGGTAAAACAACTACAATTAAAATTCTCTGCGGCTTATTAGAACCAACATCAGGAAATATTACCTTAGCGGGACAAACTCAAAATTTACGTAGCAGTGCTTTACGACAACGCATTGGTTACATGAGCCAAAAATTTACACTCTATGATGATTTAACTATTATCCAAAATCTCGAATTTTATTGTGGAGTTTACGGCGTACCTCGAAGATTACGGCGCAGAAAAATTGATTGGGTATTGGCGACTTGTGGCTTAGTGGGTAGAGAAAATATGCTTACCGGACAACTCCCAGGAGGTTGGAAGCAACGCGTTGCCTTTGGTGCTTCTGTGATGCATGAACCTGAAATTCTCTTTTTAGACGAACCCACATCAGGGGTAGACCCCTTAGCGCGTCGTCAATTTTGGCGCTTAATTAATGAGTTTGCCAGATCCGGTACAGCAATACTAGTAACAACCCATTATTTAGAGGAAGCCGAACAATGTAACCGCATGGGCTTTATGGTAGCAGGTGAAGTAGTAGTTCAAGGTTCACCCAGCGAAATCAAAGCCGCTCAACCAGGACAATTAATAGAAATAGTCACCGACAAAACACAAACAGCCTCTAATTTACTGAAAACACAATTAGCAGCATGGCGAGTCTCCATTTTTGGCGATCGCCTCCACCTAGTTCTCGATCATCCCGACTCCGAAATTTCCCATATTCGCTCAACTCTCGAAAATAATAGTATCAATATTCATTCCCTGCGCTCCATCCCCTTCTCCCTCGAAGATGCTTTCATTGGCATAGTACAGCGTATAGGGGGGACTGGGGATTAG
- a CDS encoding HlyD family secretion protein, translating to MAQPLSPPQEPFDTGTAAKGKHKFSPRLLIPLGLLITGIGVFTSYLVSSNSEAKPLRVNGRIEGYETDIGAKVPGRIDFVAVREGDEVRKDQVIVKLDDAEIQAQLKGALARVDAMQKQEEQARLQISILESQIVENQLTLKQALGDARGRIFQAESSVASSQAQLNQAIANVEQAKSELKLAQMNRDRYARLVNQGAVTRQQYDQAQTSWETALANLRSRQAAVDSFRKLVNSAQGQLTQAQSTGLNPSIRSTQLTGLNTQLAQTRLKLAAAQADVANAKASQQEMKAKIADLNVISPINGVVVSRSVEPGAVVTTGKTLLTIIDPKTVYLRAFIPQGDIGKVRVGQEAKIFIDSALKKPLSAKVAAIDTQASFTPENIYFQQDRVKQVFGVKITIDNPEGFAKPGMAADAEIDISSEAEK from the coding sequence ATGGCTCAGCCACTCTCACCCCCTCAAGAACCTTTTGACACTGGTACAGCAGCTAAAGGCAAACACAAATTTTCTCCTCGGTTGTTGATACCTTTAGGCTTATTAATCACAGGTATTGGGGTGTTCACCTCCTATTTGGTTTCATCCAACTCAGAAGCGAAGCCACTACGGGTAAATGGTCGGATTGAAGGTTATGAAACGGATATTGGCGCTAAAGTACCAGGACGAATTGATTTTGTAGCGGTGCGAGAAGGTGATGAAGTCCGTAAGGATCAAGTTATTGTCAAGCTAGACGACGCAGAGATACAAGCTCAACTTAAAGGTGCATTGGCGCGTGTGGATGCTATGCAAAAGCAAGAAGAACAAGCACGCTTGCAAATTAGTATTTTAGAAAGTCAAATTGTAGAAAATCAATTGACCTTAAAACAGGCTTTGGGAGATGCTAGAGGTCGGATTTTTCAGGCGGAATCATCAGTAGCTTCCAGCCAGGCGCAGCTAAATCAAGCGATCGCAAATGTGGAACAAGCCAAATCTGAATTGAAATTGGCGCAAATGAACCGCGATCGCTACGCTAGATTGGTAAATCAGGGAGCTGTAACTAGGCAACAATACGATCAAGCGCAAACTAGCTGGGAAACTGCCTTAGCTAACCTCAGATCCCGTCAAGCGGCTGTCGATTCTTTCCGCAAATTAGTTAATTCAGCTCAAGGACAATTAACCCAAGCTCAAAGTACCGGATTAAACCCCTCTATTCGCAGTACTCAATTGACTGGCTTAAACACGCAATTGGCGCAAACTCGCTTGAAACTCGCCGCCGCACAAGCTGATGTCGCCAATGCCAAAGCCTCTCAGCAGGAGATGAAAGCCAAAATTGCCGACCTCAACGTCATCAGTCCGATTAACGGCGTAGTTGTCAGCCGGAGTGTAGAACCCGGTGCAGTTGTAACTACTGGCAAAACTCTCCTGACAATAATTGATCCCAAAACAGTCTATCTCCGTGCTTTTATTCCCCAAGGCGATATTGGGAAAGTACGCGTCGGTCAAGAAGCCAAGATATTTATAGACTCAGCACTCAAAAAACCCCTGAGTGCCAAAGTTGCTGCTATTGATACCCAAGCTTCTTTTACCCCAGAGAATATTTATTTCCAACAAGACCGAGTTAAACAAGTCTTTGGTGTGAAAATTACTATCGACAACCCCGAAGGATTTGCTAAACCTGGAATGGCGGCAGATGCGGAGATTGATATTTCATCGGAGGCGGAGAAATGA
- a CDS encoding NAD(P)-dependent alcohol dehydrogenase — translation MKAYVLQSNAGIDALTLIDRPEPQPGAGQVLIKIKATALNYRDLLVAEGAYGAGVKYPLVPMSDGAGEVVAIGEGVTRVKVGDRVAGIFFQDWISGALTREKMKSDLGGGIDGMLSEYVVLNQDGLVILPNHISYIQGATLPCAAVTAWHALVTKGNITEGNTVLLLGTGGVSIFALQFAKIFGAKVILSSSSDHKLAQALVLGADQTINYKATPDWEKQVFAMTDRIGVDHVVEVGGAGTLPKSLQAVRVGGRVSLIGVLSGRGNEIDPMPILFKSITLQGIYVGSRKMFEAMNQVIQDSQLQPVIDRIFPFTQAQEAYRYLKSASHFGKVVIELD, via the coding sequence ATGAAAGCCTACGTACTTCAAAGTAATGCGGGGATTGATGCACTGACGTTAATCGATCGCCCAGAACCCCAACCAGGTGCGGGACAAGTTTTGATTAAAATCAAAGCCACAGCCTTAAATTACCGTGACTTGCTGGTGGCTGAGGGTGCTTACGGTGCGGGGGTGAAATATCCTCTGGTTCCCATGTCTGATGGTGCGGGGGAAGTGGTAGCAATCGGAGAAGGGGTAACAAGAGTCAAAGTAGGCGATCGCGTCGCGGGTATCTTCTTCCAAGACTGGATTTCTGGCGCTTTAACCAGAGAAAAAATGAAATCTGACTTAGGCGGTGGTATTGATGGAATGCTGTCTGAGTATGTGGTTTTAAACCAAGATGGGCTAGTAATATTACCTAATCATATATCTTATATTCAAGGTGCAACTTTACCCTGCGCCGCAGTTACAGCGTGGCACGCCCTAGTTACTAAAGGCAATATTACGGAAGGTAATACTGTATTATTGCTGGGCACAGGTGGAGTATCGATTTTTGCGCTGCAGTTTGCCAAAATATTTGGTGCGAAAGTAATCCTCAGTTCCAGCAGCGATCATAAGTTAGCACAGGCTTTAGTTTTGGGTGCAGATCAAACCATCAACTATAAAGCAACCCCAGATTGGGAAAAGCAGGTCTTTGCAATGACCGATCGCATAGGTGTAGATCATGTAGTAGAAGTAGGTGGTGCAGGTACATTACCTAAATCTTTACAAGCTGTTAGGGTTGGGGGACGTGTCAGCTTAATTGGCGTACTCTCAGGCAGAGGAAATGAAATTGACCCTATGCCTATACTTTTCAAGAGCATAACACTGCAAGGTATTTATGTTGGTAGCCGCAAAATGTTTGAGGCGATGAATCAGGTAATACAAGATTCGCAATTACAGCCAGTGATTGATAGAATTTTCCCTTTTACCCAAGCTCAGGAAGCTTACCGTTATCTCAAAAGTGCTTCACACTTTGGCAAAGTCGTAATTGAGCTTGATTAA